One genomic window of Candidatus Nitrospira inopinata includes the following:
- a CDS encoding MBL fold metallo-hydrolase RNA specificity domain-containing protein: MKLSFHGAARSVTGSRHLMEVPGFRLLFDCGLFQGRRDESFHHNRSLGFDPKSIDAVLLSHAHIDHSGALPVLSQHGFSGKVYATRATADLAGLMLEDSARIQESDCRYVNKRENRNGRKCIRPFYTGKDVRAIVRRFEGERYGDQIKIAPRVTATFHDAGHILGSAAIRVKYTARGNTTTVLFSGDLGRAHMPIVRDPEPPPPCDVLIVESTYGDRLHEQLGEEIKHKAAGLIAHAKRHKSKIIVPAFAVGRTQDLVMRIKELIGEGRIDPIPIYIDSPLAGQVTEIFRRHPDCYDEDTLKTFASGDDPFASRYIRFVSSPEESKRLNAMKGPCVIISSSGMCEGGRVVHHLKHAIQDEANVVVFVGFQAEHTLGRKLVEGWDVVPIFGVPTPRRAQVVTFNGLSAHADRNDLLAYIRAITPEPSVIFVVHGEEKQALSLAAAIQAEHPRIDVRIPHRGSSHDI; the protein is encoded by the coding sequence ATGAAACTGTCCTTCCACGGTGCGGCCCGATCGGTGACGGGGAGCCGGCACCTGATGGAAGTTCCTGGTTTCAGGCTCCTCTTCGATTGCGGCCTCTTTCAAGGGCGGAGGGATGAAAGTTTTCATCACAATCGCTCGTTAGGATTTGACCCCAAATCCATCGACGCGGTTCTGCTCTCCCACGCGCACATTGACCATTCAGGCGCCCTGCCGGTTCTGTCGCAGCACGGGTTTTCCGGAAAAGTCTATGCCACCAGAGCCACGGCAGACTTGGCCGGCCTCATGCTCGAAGACTCGGCGCGGATTCAAGAAAGCGATTGCCGCTACGTGAACAAACGGGAAAACCGGAACGGGAGAAAGTGCATCCGGCCTTTCTATACCGGCAAGGATGTCCGCGCCATTGTCCGACGGTTCGAGGGAGAGCGTTACGGGGATCAGATCAAGATTGCTCCTCGGGTCACCGCCACCTTCCACGACGCCGGTCACATTCTCGGTTCGGCGGCGATCCGAGTCAAATACACGGCGCGGGGCAATACGACGACGGTGTTGTTCAGCGGAGACCTGGGTAGAGCTCATATGCCCATCGTGCGCGATCCCGAACCTCCGCCGCCCTGCGACGTCCTCATCGTCGAGTCCACTTACGGAGACCGTTTGCACGAGCAACTCGGAGAAGAGATCAAACACAAGGCCGCCGGTCTCATCGCCCATGCCAAACGCCACAAAAGCAAAATCATCGTGCCGGCCTTCGCCGTGGGCCGCACGCAGGACTTGGTGATGCGGATCAAGGAATTGATCGGCGAGGGGCGGATCGATCCCATCCCCATCTATATCGACTCGCCGTTGGCCGGCCAAGTCACGGAGATCTTCCGTCGCCACCCAGACTGTTATGACGAAGATACGCTCAAAACCTTCGCATCGGGGGATGATCCCTTCGCCTCGCGCTACATCCGGTTCGTCTCTTCGCCCGAGGAGAGCAAACGGCTCAACGCCATGAAAGGCCCCTGCGTCATCATCTCGTCATCGGGCATGTGCGAAGGTGGGCGCGTCGTCCACCACCTCAAACACGCGATTCAAGACGAGGCGAACGTCGTCGTGTTCGTCGGCTTTCAGGCCGAGCACACATTGGGAAGGAAGCTCGTGGAAGGATGGGATGTGGTTCCTATTTTCGGGGTGCCGACGCCGAGGCGCGCGCAGGTCGTAACGTTCAACGGCCTGTCCGCCCACGCGGATCGAAACGATCTGTTGGCGTATATCAGAGCGATCACTCCCGAGCCCAGTGTGATCTTCGTCGTGCATGGGGAGGAAAAACAGGCGCTGTCGTTGGCGGCAGCCATCCAAGCCGAACATCCGCGCATCGACGTGCGGATTCCCCATCGAGGAAGCAGCCATGACATCTAG
- a CDS encoding LOG family protein, which translates to MDSPDAHTPCPPELSSSYIPALEDTEFLRRDELRPIRIGLELLKAELIQREEGVRSTIVVFGSARIQEPNVMREALQRAEEELARSPDDPQARSKVAIAKRQYDLSKYYDIAREFGRIVSSTCQIDGRCDYVVVTGGGPGIMEAANRGAADVCAKSIGLNITLPHEQRPNPYITPHLSFQFKYFAIRKMHFLLRAKALVAFPGGFGTLDELFETLTLLQTGKTERVMVVLVGRDFWERLIDWRWLVDNGLIAEHDLQLFHYAETAQEAWELIARQNGVLPP; encoded by the coding sequence ATGGACAGTCCCGACGCACACACGCCATGCCCGCCTGAGCTTTCGTCCTCTTACATTCCGGCCCTCGAAGACACGGAGTTCCTTCGACGAGACGAACTGCGCCCCATTCGTATCGGCCTCGAGCTTTTGAAAGCCGAGTTGATTCAGCGAGAAGAGGGCGTGCGCTCAACCATCGTGGTCTTCGGGAGCGCGCGGATCCAAGAACCGAACGTCATGAGGGAGGCGCTTCAACGGGCGGAGGAGGAACTGGCTCGTTCACCGGATGATCCCCAAGCCCGGAGCAAAGTCGCCATTGCGAAGCGTCAGTATGACCTGTCGAAGTATTACGACATCGCCCGGGAATTCGGGCGTATCGTGTCATCGACCTGTCAAATCGATGGGCGGTGCGACTATGTGGTCGTCACAGGCGGAGGGCCGGGAATCATGGAGGCCGCCAATCGAGGAGCCGCCGACGTGTGCGCCAAATCGATCGGCTTAAACATCACGCTGCCGCACGAGCAACGGCCGAATCCCTACATTACGCCTCATCTCAGTTTTCAGTTTAAATACTTCGCCATCAGAAAAATGCACTTCCTTTTGCGCGCCAAAGCCTTGGTGGCGTTCCCAGGAGGATTCGGCACACTCGATGAGTTGTTTGAAACCCTGACGCTGCTTCAGACCGGCAAAACCGAGCGTGTCATGGTCGTCTTGGTCGGGCGAGACTTCTGGGAGCGGTTAATCGACTGGCGGTGGCTCGTCGACAACGGTCTCATCGCCGAACACGATCTCCAGTTGTTTCACTATGCCGAAACCGCCCAAGAAGCCTGGGAATTGATCGCGCGCCAAAACGGAGTCCTTCCTCCATGA
- the bamE gene encoding outer membrane protein assembly factor BamE domain-containing protein, whose translation MIAVRTGILLLSLALILSGCVISRGRIGNPIDEENLRRIEKGVTHRTQVVELLGAPDRINQAQDRDIFQYYYYDAKSPALILLVFNLLTLNAKSDNLYIFLDKQGIVQDVIYGKRTDRVDFSLRPWGS comes from the coding sequence ATGATCGCCGTACGGACCGGCATTCTGCTGCTCTCCCTCGCATTGATCCTTTCAGGCTGCGTCATCAGTCGGGGGCGAATCGGAAACCCCATTGACGAAGAAAACCTCCGGCGAATCGAAAAGGGAGTCACCCATCGCACTCAAGTGGTCGAACTCTTGGGAGCGCCCGATCGAATCAACCAGGCGCAGGATCGGGACATCTTTCAATACTATTACTATGACGCAAAGTCTCCGGCTTTGATTTTACTCGTGTTCAATCTGCTCACATTAAACGCGAAAAGCGACAACCTCTATATTTTCTTGGACAAGCAAGGCATCGTCCAAGACGTCATTTACGGCAAGCGGACCGACCGGGTGGATTTTTCCCTGCGCCCCTGGGGATCATGA
- a CDS encoding GNAT family N-acetyltransferase has translation MVRIRPAKRGDANALVALSLAMARETEGRRLDETRLHKGIRAVLSDPRLGSFIIAEAREGSRRRIVGQLMLTYEWSDWRNGIFLWVQSVYVDPAWRRQGVYRALYRHVLERARRDPATCGIRLYVARDNRTARTVYRRVGLSSTRYIVYERDFVLESPTDHRRT, from the coding sequence ATGGTACGGATACGACCGGCGAAGCGAGGCGACGCGAACGCGCTCGTCGCCTTGAGTCTTGCCATGGCGAGGGAAACTGAGGGGAGGCGACTCGATGAAACACGGCTACACAAAGGGATTCGCGCGGTCCTTTCCGACCCTCGGCTCGGATCGTTTATAATCGCGGAAGCCCGGGAAGGGAGCAGGCGGCGTATCGTGGGGCAACTGATGCTCACCTATGAATGGAGTGACTGGCGCAACGGGATATTTTTATGGGTGCAAAGCGTCTATGTCGATCCCGCGTGGCGGCGACAAGGGGTCTATCGGGCGCTATACCGCCATGTGCTTGAACGGGCAAGGCGCGACCCCGCAACCTGCGGAATCAGGCTCTATGTGGCGCGCGATAACCGGACGGCCCGGACCGTCTATCGGCGCGTGGGGCTATCCTCGACGCGATATATCGTCTATGAACGGGATTTTGTTTTGGAGTCTCCAACAGACCATCGCCGCACTTAG
- a CDS encoding DUF502 domain-containing protein, which yields MINSLSKTFLAGLVLLVPTWATILILLTLFNALDGVVGSHMTDPIPGIGLLLLVMIVILAGILADHIIGKNLLERLEQRLEQIPLVQTIYLTLKGMTDVLNFRSRFGHSKVVAFPFPRNGLWALGFVMGTAPPPLQIEPPSSTLFMVFVPTAIHPFTGYLAFIPERDLVPINLPPEDAMKLEFSAGFYQPKSGWLSRSSTVAPDP from the coding sequence ATGATCAATTCTCTCTCAAAGACCTTTCTCGCGGGGTTGGTGCTCCTCGTTCCAACGTGGGCCACCATTTTAATTCTCTTGACGCTCTTTAACGCTCTCGATGGCGTCGTCGGAAGCCATATGACTGATCCAATACCGGGCATTGGATTGTTACTGTTAGTGATGATCGTCATCCTGGCCGGTATCTTAGCAGACCATATTATTGGGAAAAACCTCCTCGAACGGCTTGAGCAACGGCTTGAACAAATTCCCCTGGTGCAGACCATCTATCTGACGCTGAAAGGAATGACGGATGTCCTGAATTTCAGATCCCGGTTTGGGCACAGCAAGGTCGTCGCGTTTCCGTTTCCCCGCAACGGACTGTGGGCGCTCGGATTTGTCATGGGCACGGCGCCGCCTCCTCTCCAAATTGAGCCTCCCTCTTCGACGCTGTTCATGGTGTTCGTTCCGACGGCGATCCATCCCTTTACGGGCTATTTGGCCTTCATCCCGGAGCGGGACCTTGTGCCGATCAATCTCCCCCCGGAAGACGCCATGAAATTGGAATTCTCCGCCGGTTTTTACCAGCCCAAGAGCGGCTGGCTTAGCCGTTCGAGCACCGTCGCTCCTGATCCATGA
- a CDS encoding Trm112 family protein gives MSIDPELLSILCCPETKQAVKLADDTLLSTVNDQIRRGNVRNRGETVVAETLTGGLLRADGKILYPIVDDIPVMLIEEGIPIDRYT, from the coding sequence ATGTCGATCGATCCTGAACTACTCTCGATACTCTGCTGCCCGGAAACCAAGCAAGCCGTGAAGTTGGCGGATGACACGTTGCTCTCAACGGTGAACGATCAGATTCGGAGAGGCAACGTCAGGAACCGGGGAGAGACGGTCGTAGCGGAAACCTTAACCGGTGGGCTTCTCCGGGCCGACGGGAAGATCCTCTATCCTATTGTTGACGACATCCCGGTGATGTTGATTGAAGAAGGAATCCCCATCGACCGTTATACCTGA
- a CDS encoding 4Fe-4S dicluster domain-containing protein: protein MPEVYNWQLGRKMLYPYEERHPKWQFAFVFNINRCLACQTCSMADKSTWLFSKGQEYMWWNNVETKPYGGYPQFYDVKITQLIEQVNPGGQVWNVRVGRKHHAPYGVFEGMTIFDAGAKVGQAAIGYIPTDQEWRFVNIYEDTATSMRALVEGIDKTGFSKDEPWKMTGSSLPEHETFFFYLQRICNHCTYPGCLAACPRKAIYKRPEDGIVLIDQNRCRGYKKCVEQCPYKKPMYRGTTRVSEKCIACYPRIEGKDPLTGGEPMETRCMAACVGKIRMQSLVRIGEDGLWAEDRWHPLYYAIRVEQVALPLYPQWGTEPNGFYIPPRHSPRGYARQMFGPGVDNAIEKYLVPSRELLAVLQLWRASQQIIFRYDVIPGPKVFETQIHGKRFEMYNDTVLGFNKSGKEVARIQVEEPIYIRPAERVTWL, encoded by the coding sequence ATGCCTGAAGTTTATAACTGGCAGTTAGGACGAAAGATGCTTTATCCCTATGAGGAGCGGCATCCCAAATGGCAATTTGCCTTTGTGTTTAACATCAATCGATGTCTGGCCTGTCAGACGTGTTCCATGGCGGATAAGTCAACCTGGCTTTTCTCGAAAGGTCAGGAGTACATGTGGTGGAACAATGTCGAGACGAAGCCCTATGGCGGGTACCCGCAATTTTACGATGTCAAAATCACTCAGCTTATCGAGCAGGTCAATCCCGGCGGCCAGGTGTGGAACGTTCGAGTAGGACGGAAACACCATGCACCCTACGGGGTCTTCGAAGGGATGACCATTTTCGATGCAGGGGCCAAAGTGGGGCAGGCTGCAATCGGCTACATCCCAACAGACCAGGAGTGGCGGTTTGTCAATATCTACGAAGATACGGCAACGTCGATGCGGGCGCTGGTCGAGGGGATCGACAAGACAGGTTTCTCGAAGGATGAGCCCTGGAAAATGACCGGCAGCAGCCTGCCGGAGCATGAAACGTTTTTCTTTTACCTCCAACGTATCTGTAACCATTGCACCTACCCTGGCTGCCTAGCCGCTTGTCCAAGAAAAGCGATCTACAAACGGCCAGAAGATGGAATTGTTCTCATCGATCAGAATCGATGTCGAGGATACAAAAAATGCGTTGAACAGTGCCCATACAAAAAGCCCATGTATCGAGGCACCACCAGGGTCTCAGAAAAGTGTATTGCCTGTTATCCGCGCATCGAAGGAAAAGATCCTCTTACCGGCGGAGAACCAATGGAAACGCGGTGTATGGCAGCCTGCGTAGGAAAGATCAGAATGCAGAGCTTAGTTCGTATCGGAGAAGACGGTCTGTGGGCTGAGGATCGGTGGCATCCGCTGTATTACGCCATCCGTGTCGAACAAGTGGCCTTACCCCTCTACCCGCAATGGGGGACGGAACCGAACGGCTTCTACATTCCTCCACGGCATAGCCCGCGAGGCTATGCGAGACAGATGTTCGGTCCTGGCGTAGACAACGCAATCGAAAAATATCTCGTCCCAAGCCGGGAATTGCTGGCCGTCCTTCAGTTGTGGCGAGCCAGTCAACAGATCATCTTCCGCTATGACGTGATTCCTGGGCCAAAAGTCTTTGAGACCCAAATTCATGGCAAGCGGTTTGAGATGTACAACGACACGGTTCTTGGTTTTAACAAGTCAGGCAAAGAGGTGGCCCGTATTCAAGTCGAAGAACCGATTTATATCAGACCGGCAGAGCGAGTGACCTGGTTGTAA